From Paenibacillus polymyxa, the proteins below share one genomic window:
- a CDS encoding DUF4183 domain-containing protein: MSIIRIYLEADSVVSGNIAITTNINVTPIVNRYTAVVVLGNILGGVTTIPAQNFTNDSGTSVAANSLLVPTSNGYYNVFVNGTLQRGGLTTLSPTNLIINTGLLVGATVVIEVINFNTSASSTSVNNVTVTTTISD, from the coding sequence ATGTCTATTATCCGAATCTATCTGGAAGCAGACAGTGTTGTATCTGGGAACATTGCGATCACCACGAATATAAATGTCACTCCAATTGTCAATCGGTACACAGCCGTTGTTGTGCTCGGCAACATCCTAGGGGGAGTGACCACCATCCCGGCACAAAATTTTACGAATGATAGTGGGACTTCAGTTGCGGCAAACAGTCTGCTGGTTCCGACCAGTAACGGTTACTACAATGTATTTGTGAATGGAACGTTGCAGCGAGGCGGATTAACGACACTTTCTCCTACTAATCTAATCATAAATACTGGCTTGTTAGTTGGCGCTACCGTAGTTATTGAGGTGATCAATTTCAACACCAGCGCTTCCTCAACATCTGTCAACAACGTCACCGTAACGACCACAATAAGCGACTGA